TCTTGCTACTCGTTCGTGCTGCTGGTACGGATCTATCTGTTTCTCCGTCGCGGCGATTCTCTCGGCGGGGTCGCGCCATTAAAAGATTCCATTCCATCTCGTCCCGTCTCCGTTTCGCgctttccatatttttttttatacgtttctCTTATATCTTTACCTTCTCTCGATTAAAGTTGGATAATTAcggatatgtacatatttttcttcattttaatcGCGATGAAAAGGAGAATATTGGGCGGAGGGGGCAGGGGAGAAAGATCGAAAGGGACGACGGACCTTTGTCGCGTGGCGTGGCGTCGTGTACATATCGAGAATGACTCATCCCTTCCTGCTCGCGGAAAGAATATATCGCAAGGTTAAAAATGATGGTTTTATCGACACGATATTTCTCgctcgtcatcgtcatcgtcatcgtcatgaACAAGAGCGCTCGTCCGCTCTCTCTCGTAGCGCtcgttcgctctctctctcatagCGCTCATTCGCTTTACGCGATTGTTTATGCGTACTCGAGTTCGGGGCGCAATTACGCACACGACTTTCTGCTCTCTATCGCTTTCGTGGCAGGGCAAAACTTTTCGAGGTTAAGCGGACAATAGCACGTTTTCGATCGATATCGGGCAGATCCCGACTGCGTAGAATTCCGTCGATCGCGTACGGCAAAACTCTTGCTCGAAGATGTGTACTCTAGTACCAAAAGCGCAAATCGGGAAAGATAATGTAATATGATGCGCACTTTACGTTGCGAAAATCGATATTGCACGATAAAAATCGTCAACGAATTCAATATGTTTGCCGTTGCGCGTtacgttatttaattattgcgcGTTCATCACTCGCACTCTAATTAAGCGTATACGACTGATGATAGTATAAGATTGTTCCTTTCAATCTCGAATATTCTTATGTACATTTTGTCcccattttgtatattatttataagcgcTTTATAACGATGtagagattaatttttcgtaATGCATTTTACAGGATGAACAATGAAGTATATCAGAcacgtttaattaatattcttcagTGAACGAAGATGAATAGTGAGCAGCATGCATTGCCAGCGACTACGCAGGCACAACAAGAGGTGAGGTACTTTCCCATTGAAACAGGCTATACACCAAACTACAAATGCGCAAATGATTATTACACAAATGCACTATGCCGATGTTAGATATATTAAGACATTTGTATAATGAGCCTTGTTAATTCGTGgattgtttcatttttaatatgctttaaCAAAATTGTGCCTTATCTCTCAAATTAGATttacaatttgataaatatatattttaatgatttaagaaGCTTAGACGATGTTTAATAATTGTCGCGTTAtgcaatgtttaatttatatatttatattatttttatattcatcttatttatattaagttttattattatatatttttgccttGCATCTTCACAATTATTTAGATTGTTGTAATTTGTAGTTTTTAGGTTAGAAATGCTTGTAGCATATTGTATACAATGTATACAAGATGGCTTATGCTTGGATTTTTCTACTCTTGTAACTCTAACACTTTGCTTATCTTtgttatagtatatataatattttaatgtatccaGTTCTAACAGGTTGCATATACTTACGTGAGCTTGAAAACAGAATATCTATTTATGATCGGTTTGTATGGCTTGATAGGTGTATGATAGAAAGCATTTTCTTCTCAATGTACACATGCAATGTGCATAACACGAAAACACCAACAATCATTCTCTTCAATAGTATAAACGCTCTTCAATAACGAATATATCCATGGAATCATTCGTGTTGATGCACATGTATTAAAAGTGGCGCATTTGTCGATTGGTCTTCAGCCTGGTGCATGCCGCTGCATGCCCTATCAATGTTGTACAAATGTCTGAATGTATATCGGTAGGATGTAAACGCGGGTCAAAGTGGTCGTCCATCATACCCAGGTGGTTTGGCTACTGCGACCGCGAGTCTTGGCAATGTAGGGAGTACCCCTCATTCATCCACGGACCTGCGTACTGTAGGTTCTGCCGTAGCGTTAGCCTCCTCGGTAGCTAAGTATTGGGTCCTCAATTTTCACGGATTGCTTCCTGGAACGCTACCTCAGGTCTCGGTCTATCATCCCCCCCACAACTCCTCGCATAGGAGTGGTGGCAGTGGGGAGGCATCATCTTCCAAAGAGTCAGCCTCTTCATTGAATCAGGAAATGGCGTTGACTTCCAGCTCGCATCATCAACAACAATCTACAGCCgcacatcatcatcatcagtcATCGGTTAACAGCAGCAGCCATCACAGTTCTCTACAATCGAATCCGCAGGTTTGTTAATGTGTAGTAGCACGTGTTTTGTgtaacgatttaaaaaatttgaatgcgGCTTACTCTGATCCGAGCAGCAATTAGACTTATGCTTTTGCAGCAATTATGGCAACATGTACAATCTTTTACGGAAATGCGTGTGAATAGGCGGCATATGTAACAATGACAGCCGCTAAcggcgatatatataaaaacaaaaatatttgaaaagtgctcaaatattgaaatttataatattgcattaattttataaaaaattttattttgtgttttattgCTCTGtgtataaaaactattttctaaACTATCACTCTACTTGTTACGCTGCACAATCTTGTATACGCACAGATtagatttgttaattatttgatacattTCTATCATTAACGGAGAATGCtcgaatatcaataaaagctcATTTTTATCGACAATTTTAATCTTGTATATAAGCTATTCGTTTCAAGCTCTTgttgttttattaatgtgcGCAAGCACGTAatgaataacaataataatacatatcgcGTGTATGTATTTTGTTCGTTAGATTCCTGTATCTCTTCCCGGCCTTAACTTAGACGGCGCACATATACCGGCGAGCGTTAGTCACCTGCAGGCTGCGCATGCACAAATACAACAGCAAATGCAGGCACAAGCACAGCAGCAGCTGCACCAGCAGCAGCAAGCGCAGTCGtcgcagcagcaacagcagcagcagcagcaacaatcCCATCACCAGATGTCAAATCATCAAAACGCCCAAAACAACGGACCAACAGGGCACAGCCAAAACGCTCAGCGAGACGACAACAAAGTCAAGGACGAGGGCGGTAGCTGCACCACCGAGCGCTGCAGCGATAATCAGGTTCACTGTCAAGTTCAATGCGATCTGCAATTACAACCACCACAAGATCTTCAACAGAGCTTGatgcaacagcagcagcagcagcagcagcagtcgCAGATTGGGGTCAATATCAGCGGAAATTCCACTACCGAGGGGGGAAGTCAAAACAATTCTGAAAAACCCGAGAAGGAAAAGGAATTGCGGCAACTGAATATGACACAGTATGTGCAAAAAGATATTGCATCTTTAATCGTCAATGTTAAGATAGATAACAAGAATGTTGTTGCAGATTTCAAGTTCCTGACTTAAAGCCAGGAGGACACATGATGGATGTGAGAACGGCGGATGGATCGGTTGTGAAAATCAGCGCGGGTAACGAGCAGGATTTGGCGAAAACTCTCGGCGTCGAAATGgtacaaaatatgtacaagGTGCGAAAAACACAACGCTATAATAGTTACATCTGAAAGGTGTACAATAGTTGCAGCCCAAtaaattcttctcttttacTCAATAGGTAAATGTTGAAGATATTAATCAACTCCTGGCTTATCACGAAGTATTTGGCAAGCTACAAAGCGAAATTGCGGCTGGAACGACTCTAGTGGGTAGCACTGTTCCTACGCAGACAGTTACCACGATACAGAATGGTACTCCAATCGTGCAACAAGTTCCCCTGaacaaatttgatataaagtcGAGTGACGGCGAGGCGACTCCCGGTCCGAGCGCCTCGCCCGTGTCGGTTGGCAGTCACGCTTGCGAGATATGCGGAAAGATCTTTCAATTTCGTTATCAGCTCATCGTGCATCGCAGATATCATACCGAGAGGAAGCCGTTTACGTGTCAGGTACACAGCGCAATGAATCTATGCATGCAGTAGCGGTTTATTCAAAATGCAGCTATACAAATCTATATTGAATTCATGACGATTTCAGGTATGCGGTAAAGCGTTCTCAAACGCGAATGATTTAACGCGTCACGGCAAGTGCCATTTGGGTGGATCCATGTTTACTTGCACAGTCTGCTTTCATGTTTTTGCGAATGCACCTTCGCTGGAACGCCATATGAAGAGACACGCCACCGACAAACCGTACAATTGTACAGTGTGTGGTAAGAGTTTTGCGCGTAAAGAGCATTTGGATAACCATACAAGATGTCACACCGGCGAGACACCATACAGGTATGTTTCGTATAATCTCTCAAaacgagataattaaaatttatagataatatacatgtgtgtgtgtgtgtgtgtgtgcgtgtgcgtgtgcgtgtgtatgtatgtatgtatgtatgtatgtatgtgtgtatgtatatcattaaaaaattacatttttttttctattagaaattattttctatttattcttaagaatcttaattatttaatgttttataaaaataaccgAAGAAAAATTACGATTGTGTTGCAGATGCCAATATTGTTCGAAGACATTTACCCGAAAAGAACACATGGTAAATCATGTTCGCAAACACACTGGTGAGACTCCACATCGATGTGATATTTGCAAGAAGAGCTTTACTCGCAAAGAACACTTTATGAATCATGTTATGTGGCACACAGGAGAAACCCCTCATCATTGCCAAGCCTGCGGCAAGAAGTATACACGTAAAGAGCATCTCGCTAACCATATGCGCTCGCACACGAATGACACGCCGTTCCGTTGTGAAATATGCGGTGAGTTAtggaattttctattttttatatctttttgcgcgaaattttaaaaaacgcgattgacaatttttgtttaaaaaataattatcagaaaaatatttttatcgtaaaatttataacgaagcaatgattaatatttaatgggACGATtccagaaattttttaaatttcaattgcctttttttctataaatttaacacattcaattttgataaatagaaAAGGGATGAGCTTGTATTTAGcaattctctaaaaataaacaaatcaaTATGAGCTCATAAACATAGATATCTGTGTGATGATAACACTCAAATTTCACCTCACAACAATGATGAGAATACCAAAATCTATATTCCTCTATTCTCCTAGTCTTATGCAACTGAAATACTACTATCATTTATAGTCATATTTGTATTGTGATTGAGGAGCAccagtaaaaattattcaaccaTTATCAATATTGTTGGTGAATGTATcatctcataaatatttgtgtttatTAGCTTATTGTATAGCCTGtttagtttaaattatttaaatttatcaatacttTAATTCTCACATTTTTCATAAGAGTaagaactctctctctctctactctcTCTACTCGAAATATCAGcacataaatatgatttaaaaaaattattctgtgggaaattatataaagagtaTGAAGCCATAATCGatcattataagataaaaacacacatttaataaaatattaaatatattttattaaatgatcaTAAAGGTGGGGAAAGATATAATTAGTGTAGgtttaatgaaatttgaaGCCTTAATAAggtaagtaaaatattaatttaattttacatgtgatttattttttattaatatatatatatatatatatatatatatatatatatatatatcaatttaaatttatacaatg
This sequence is a window from Cataglyphis hispanica isolate Lineage 1 chromosome 17, ULB_Chis1_1.0, whole genome shotgun sequence. Protein-coding genes within it:
- the LOC126855938 gene encoding zinc finger protein 544-like isoform X9, with protein sequence MNSEQHALPATTQAQQEDVNAGQSGRPSYPGGLATATASLGNVGSTPHSSTDLRTVGSAVALASSVAKYWVLNFHGLLPGTLPQVSVYHPPHNSSHRSGGSGEASSSKESASSLNQEMALTSSSHHQQQSTAAHHHHQSSVNSSSHHSSLQSNPQIPVSLPGLNLDGAHIPASVSHLQAAHAQIQQQMQAQAQQQLHQQQQAQSSQQQQQQQQQQSHHQMSNHQNAQNNGPTGHSQNAQRDDNKVKDEGGSCTTERCSDNQVHCQVQCDLQLQPPQDLQQSLMQQQQQQQQQSQIGVNISGNSTTEGGSQNNSEKPEKEKELRQLNMTQFQVPDLKPGGHMMDVRTADGSVVKISAGNEQDLAKTLGVEMVQNMYKVNVEDINQLLAYHEVFGKLQSEIAAGTTLVGSTVPTQTVTTIQNGTPIVQQVPLNKFDIKSSDGEATPGPSASPVSVGSHACEICGKIFQFRYQLIVHRRYHTERKPFTCQVCGKAFSNANDLTRHGKCHLGGSMFTCTVCFHVFANAPSLERHMKRHATDKPYNCTVCGKSFARKEHLDNHTRCHTGETPYRCQYCSKTFTRKEHMVNHVRKHTGETPHRCDICKKSFTRKEHFMNHVMWHTGETPHHCQACGKKYTRKEHLANHMRSHTNDTPFRCEICGKSFTRKEHFTNHIMWHTGETPHRCDFCSKTFTRKEHLLNHVRQHTGESPHRCGFCSKSFTRKEHLVNHIRQHTELRDQLGIARFTSCITSHLGDAIEHESRHSFLHLLPVSHIWLTYAGYFISTGFTAFKSTIDNWQIWDRFFLKENKMITVLHNTVITKTSLKWNIALQQTLFEIEQRIKCIKLLSIWPFKIYIARIFIFWINHNTKLLYISAFKYQNLFLFKGFWY
- the LOC126855938 gene encoding zinc finger protein 271-like isoform X8, coding for MALTSSSHHQQQSTAAHHHHQSSVNSSSHHSSLQSNPQIPVSLPGLNLDGAHIPASVSHLQAAHAQIQQQMQAQAQQQLHQQQQAQSSQQQQQQQQQQSHHQMSNHQNAQNNGPTGHSQNAQRDDNKVKDEGGSCTTERCSDNQVHCQVQCDLQLQPPQDLQQSLMQQQQQQQQQSQIGVNISGNSTTEGGSQNNSEKPEKEKELRQLNMTQFQVPDLKPGGHMMDVRTADGSVVKISAGNEQDLAKTLGVEMVQNMYKVNVEDINQLLAYHEVFGKLQSEIAAGTTLVGSTVPTQTVTTIQNGTPIVQQVPLNKFDIKSSDGEATPGPSASPVSVGSHACEICGKIFQFRYQLIVHRRYHTERKPFTCQVCGKAFSNANDLTRHGKCHLGGSMFTCTVCFHVFANAPSLERHMKRHATDKPYNCTVCGKSFARKEHLDNHTRCHTGETPYRCQYCSKTFTRKEHMVNHVRKHTGETPHRCDICKKSFTRKEHFMNHVMWHTGETPHHCQACGKKYTRKEHLANHMRSHTNDTPFRCEICGKSFTRKEHFTNHIMWHTGETPHRCDFCSKTFTRKEHLLNHVRQHTGESPHRCGFCSKSFTRKEHLVNHIRQHTGETPFRCSYCPKAFTRKDHLVNHVRQHTGESPHKCQYCTKSFTRKEHLTNHVRQHTGESPHRCHFCSKSFTRKEHLTNHVRIHTGESPHRCEFCQRTFTRKEHLNNHLRQHTGDSSHCCNVCSKPFTRKEHLVNHMRCHTGERPFVCTECGKSFPLKGNLLFHMRSHNKGSNAERPFRCDLCPKDFMCKGHLVSHRRSHSDERPHSCPDCGKTFVEKGNMLRHLRKHAAEGPPTQVSTPSAIPQTGVLPIPTAAAVLVGHPLAPPAPPVVPQHTVVVPTPPGVLASY